From the Alkalispirochaeta americana genome, one window contains:
- a CDS encoding cache domain-containing protein yields MNRNEFSGISGRKGFSSLRLRMVTLFGGAAVLLLMAMGSYLIWRVSTVQRGTVMAMADQIVEARSAEVQRWLEGHLQEMRGWSSLNILRTGDLEEIAHYLKGRQDTLHPEHENVYFVDTRGQTVSSDGFRGNLLERRYIREVLAGTDYAISNGLESASTGQAVMAVAHAVKNDRGDLVGAVGAAVSLDVLSELTQDMSFGEGGYGAVIGGDGVVIGHPNRAVVMSLDITNAPDWPGMEAIGRGVTRGERGAEYFTNLRGLRHLGIYSPIIGSPRWGVVYILPIADLNAPVQELTGIITTIFLL; encoded by the coding sequence ATGAACAGAAATGAATTCTCGGGAATCTCTGGCAGGAAGGGATTCTCGTCGCTGAGACTGCGTATGGTGACACTCTTCGGGGGGGCGGCTGTGCTCCTGTTGATGGCTATGGGGTCCTATCTGATTTGGCGAGTGTCTACCGTCCAGCGCGGGACCGTTATGGCCATGGCTGATCAAATCGTGGAGGCCCGCAGCGCTGAGGTGCAACGCTGGCTTGAAGGGCATCTTCAGGAGATGCGGGGGTGGAGCAGTCTGAACATTCTTCGCACTGGTGATCTCGAAGAGATCGCTCATTATTTGAAGGGTCGCCAGGATACACTCCATCCGGAGCACGAGAACGTCTATTTTGTTGATACCCGGGGTCAGACAGTCTCCAGCGATGGTTTTCGGGGAAACCTCCTGGAGCGACGCTACATTCGGGAGGTTCTGGCGGGAACCGATTACGCCATAAGCAATGGTCTGGAAAGCGCTTCCACAGGACAAGCCGTTATGGCTGTCGCCCACGCTGTAAAAAATGACCGGGGAGATCTGGTGGGGGCTGTAGGCGCCGCCGTTTCTCTCGACGTTTTGAGCGAACTTACCCAGGATATGAGTTTCGGAGAGGGCGGCTACGGGGCGGTAATCGGTGGTGACGGTGTGGTGATAGGCCATCCCAACCGAGCGGTGGTGATGAGTCTGGATATCACCAACGCCCCGGACTGGCCCGGCATGGAGGCGATCGGCCGGGGGGTAACCCGGGGCGAGCGGGGCGCAGAGTATTTCACCAACCTCCGGGGGCTGCGTCACCTGGGAATCTACTCCCCCATTATCGGGTCCCCCCGGTGGGGCGTGGTCTACATCCTTCCCATAGCCGACCTGAACGCTCCCGTCCAGGAGCTCACGGGGATTATCACCACGATCTTTCTGCT